A genomic window from Pantoea alhagi includes:
- a CDS encoding YicC/YloC family endoribonuclease produces the protein MIRSMTAYARRETKGEWGSAAWELRSVNQRYLETYIRLPEQFRSLEPVIRERLRNRLTRGKIECNLRFDADPSAQSALILNQPLAKQLLEAAQWVKQQNADGAINPVDILRWPGVMSAEDQDLDAINAELIATLELAIDDFIAARESEGAALKAMIEQRLEGVSAEVKKVRAWMPEVLKWQRDRLVTKLEEAELQLDNNRVEQELVMMAQRIDVAEELDRLEAHVKETYNILKKKEAVGRRLDFMMQEFNRESNTLASKSINADVTASAIELKVLIEQMREQIQNIE, from the coding sequence ATGATCCGCAGCATGACCGCCTACGCCCGGCGTGAAACCAAAGGCGAATGGGGCAGCGCAGCCTGGGAGCTGCGTTCCGTGAACCAGCGCTATCTTGAAACTTATATTCGCCTGCCGGAGCAGTTCCGCAGCCTGGAGCCGGTTATTCGTGAGCGTCTGCGTAATCGCCTGACGCGCGGGAAGATTGAATGCAATTTACGCTTCGATGCCGACCCGAGCGCGCAAAGCGCCTTAATCCTGAATCAGCCGCTGGCCAAACAGTTACTGGAAGCTGCGCAGTGGGTGAAACAGCAAAACGCCGATGGCGCGATTAATCCGGTCGATATTTTGCGCTGGCCTGGCGTGATGTCCGCCGAAGATCAGGATTTAGACGCGATTAACGCAGAATTGATTGCCACGCTGGAGCTGGCGATTGATGATTTTATCGCCGCGCGTGAAAGCGAAGGCGCCGCGCTGAAAGCAATGATTGAGCAGCGCCTTGAGGGCGTGAGTGCTGAAGTGAAGAAAGTACGCGCCTGGATGCCGGAGGTGCTGAAATGGCAGCGCGATCGCCTGGTAACCAAACTGGAAGAGGCCGAGCTACAGCTGGACAACAATCGCGTTGAGCAGGAACTGGTGATGATGGCTCAGCGTATCGATGTGGCCGAGGAGCTGGATCGCCTTGAAGCGCATGTTAAAGAAACCTATAACATCCTGAAAAAGAAAGAGGCCGTTGGCCGCCGTCTTGACTTCATGATGCAGGAATTTAACCGCGAATCGAACACGCTGGCGTCAAAATCTATTAATGCCGATGTAACCGCTTCAGCGATTGAACTGAAAGTGCTTATTGAGCAAATGCGCGAGCAGATTCAGAATATTGAGTAG
- the rph gene encoding ribonuclease PH, whose translation MRPAGRLTQQVRPVTLTRHYTKHAEGSVLVEFGDTKVLCNATVEEGVPRFLKGQGQGWITAEYGMLPRSTHSRNAREAAKGKQGGRTLEIQRLIARSLRAAVDLKALGEYTITLDCDVLQADGGTRTASITGACVALADALNALVAAGKLAKNPMKGMVAAISVGIVNGEALCDLEYVEDSAAETDMNVVMMEDGRMIEVQGTAEGEPFSHEELLTLLALARDGIDTLIQAQKAALSN comes from the coding sequence ATGCGTCCAGCAGGCCGTCTCACACAGCAGGTGCGTCCCGTTACCCTGACTCGTCACTACACCAAACATGCAGAAGGTTCTGTACTGGTTGAATTCGGCGATACCAAAGTGCTTTGTAACGCGACCGTAGAAGAGGGCGTGCCGCGCTTCCTTAAAGGGCAGGGACAGGGCTGGATTACTGCCGAATACGGCATGCTGCCGCGCTCAACCCACAGCCGCAATGCGCGTGAAGCCGCAAAAGGTAAACAGGGTGGACGTACGCTTGAGATCCAGCGTTTGATTGCGCGCTCGCTGCGCGCCGCAGTGGATCTCAAAGCGCTGGGTGAATATACCATTACTCTTGATTGCGATGTGCTGCAGGCTGACGGCGGTACCCGTACAGCTTCCATTACCGGTGCCTGTGTGGCGTTAGCAGATGCGCTGAATGCGCTGGTTGCTGCCGGCAAGCTGGCGAAAAACCCGATGAAAGGCATGGTAGCGGCCATTTCCGTTGGCATTGTTAACGGCGAAGCGCTGTGCGATCTGGAATATGTCGAAGACTCTGCGGCTGAAACCGATATGAATGTGGTGATGATGGAAGATGGCCGCATGATTGAAGTTCAGGGCACAGCCGAAGGCGAACCCTTCAGCCACGAAGAATTGCTGACGCTGCTGGCGTTAGCGCGAGACGGCATCGATACCTTGATTCAGGCGCAGAAGGCGGCGCTAAGCAACTAA
- the pyrE gene encoding orotate phosphoribosyltransferase, whose product MKAWQREFIEFALNKQVLKFGEFTLKSGRKSPYFFNAGLFNTGRDLALLGRFYAQALVDSGVDFDLLFGPAYKGIPIATTTAVALADHHQRDVPYCFNRKEAKDHGEGGTLVGSPLQGRVMLVDDVITAGTAIRESMEIIAANGASLAGVLISLDRQERGRGEISAIQEVERDYQCHVTAIITLSDLIEYLEEKPEMADHLAAVRSYRQTYGI is encoded by the coding sequence ATGAAAGCCTGGCAGCGTGAGTTTATTGAGTTTGCATTAAACAAGCAGGTATTAAAATTTGGCGAATTTACCCTGAAATCGGGACGTAAAAGCCCCTATTTCTTTAATGCCGGCCTGTTTAATACCGGACGCGACCTGGCACTGTTGGGCCGTTTTTACGCGCAGGCGCTGGTTGATTCCGGCGTTGACTTCGATTTGTTGTTTGGTCCGGCTTACAAAGGCATCCCCATCGCCACGACTACTGCCGTTGCGCTCGCGGATCATCACCAGCGCGACGTGCCTTACTGCTTTAACCGTAAGGAAGCCAAAGATCACGGCGAGGGCGGAACGTTAGTCGGCAGTCCGTTACAAGGACGCGTAATGCTGGTCGATGACGTCATCACCGCTGGCACTGCCATCCGTGAATCAATGGAAATTATCGCGGCTAACGGTGCCAGCCTGGCCGGCGTGTTGATTTCACTGGATCGTCAGGAGCGGGGACGCGGTGAAATATCAGCGATTCAGGAAGTAGAGCGCGACTATCAATGCCACGTTACCGCCATTATCACGCTGAGTGATTTGATCGAATACCTCGAAGAAAAGCCTGAAATGGCTGACCATCTGGCTGCAGTACGTAGCTATCGTCAAACCTACGGTATCTAA